The following coding sequences lie in one Candidatus Eremiobacterota bacterium genomic window:
- a CDS encoding ABC transporter ATP-binding protein, translating into MESTILTCENVTKSYGDVCALQSLSFAVGRDEIVALLGPNGAGKTTALEIVLGLRSADSGRVKLFGSSPRNVAVRRRLGATPQESSFPEMLRVDEIVTFAAAHYTHPADVGETLQRFGLAEMSKRRAGTLSGGESRRLALALAFVGDPELIVLDEPTSGLDVESRRRLWELVRDLGGGRSILFTTHYLEEAQALATRILVVDGGRLLFDGAPQLLRERVGGRRVQYIGSNGPVSIATADADAYVRSMVRDGVAFSDLEIARPSLEEAFLTLTGGPR; encoded by the coding sequence ATGGAATCGACAATTCTTACCTGCGAGAACGTGACGAAATCCTATGGCGACGTTTGCGCCCTGCAATCGCTCTCGTTCGCGGTTGGTCGCGACGAGATCGTCGCACTGCTCGGGCCCAACGGCGCCGGAAAGACGACAGCGCTGGAGATCGTACTCGGGCTGCGCAGCGCCGACTCCGGCCGCGTCAAGCTCTTCGGCTCGTCTCCGCGAAACGTCGCCGTTCGGCGCCGGCTTGGCGCGACGCCGCAAGAGAGCAGTTTCCCCGAAATGCTACGCGTCGACGAGATCGTCACGTTCGCTGCCGCGCACTACACGCATCCGGCCGACGTCGGCGAAACCCTGCAACGTTTCGGACTCGCCGAGATGTCAAAGCGCCGCGCCGGAACGCTCTCCGGTGGGGAGTCGCGGCGGTTAGCTCTCGCGCTCGCGTTCGTCGGTGATCCCGAACTGATCGTGCTCGACGAGCCGACGAGCGGGCTCGATGTCGAGTCCCGACGGCGGTTGTGGGAATTGGTGCGCGATCTCGGCGGCGGCCGGTCCATTCTTTTTACGACGCACTACCTCGAAGAGGCGCAAGCGCTCGCAACGCGGATCTTGGTCGTCGACGGCGGACGTTTGCTCTTCGATGGCGCGCCGCAACTCTTGCGCGAGCGCGTTGGCGGTCGCCGCGTGCAGTACATCGGCAGCAACGGCCCGGTCTCGATCGCGACCGCCGATGCGGATGCCTACGTTCGCTCGATGGTTCGTGACGGCGTCGCCTTCTCCGATTTGGAGATCGCGCGCCCATCGCTCGAAGAAGCCTTTCTCACGCTGACAGGGGGTCCACGATGA
- a CDS encoding transcriptional regulator, with amino-acid sequence MDELLLSKVRLGVVAELLNFDWVAFSELVRALDVSNGNLGAHMTKLVDAGYVEEVKSFVNRRPLTRFRLTARGRAAFAAHVSQLQALLKEAT; translated from the coding sequence ATGGACGAGCTCTTACTCTCCAAAGTGCGGCTCGGTGTCGTGGCCGAGTTGTTGAACTTCGATTGGGTCGCCTTTTCGGAACTCGTACGCGCGCTCGACGTCAGCAACGGCAACTTAGGCGCGCATATGACCAAGCTCGTCGACGCCGGCTATGTGGAGGAAGTGAAGAGTTTCGTCAACCGCCGGCCGCTGACGCGTTTTCGACTGACTGCGCGAGGGCGCGCTGCGTTTGCGGCCCACGTTTCCCAGCTTCAGGCCTTACTCAAGGAAGCAACGTAA
- the rplU gene encoding 50S ribosomal protein L21 yields MYAIIEAGGKQYRVAEGDVIRCDLVASEVGSDVTFDRVVFAGGDDAARVGSPTLEGATVSGTVLRQAKDKKILVFRYKPKKRVRKLRGHRQPYAEVKITKITLP; encoded by the coding sequence ATGTACGCGATCATCGAAGCGGGCGGCAAGCAGTATCGAGTTGCCGAGGGCGACGTTATCCGCTGCGATCTGGTCGCGAGCGAGGTCGGCTCCGATGTGACCTTCGACCGGGTCGTCTTCGCCGGCGGCGACGATGCCGCTCGCGTCGGCAGCCCGACCCTCGAAGGAGCGACGGTTTCGGGGACCGTGCTGCGCCAGGCCAAGGACAAAAAGATCTTGGTCTTTCGCTACAAGCCCAAGAAGCGCGTCCGCAAGCTGCGGGGCCACCGCCAACCGTACGCCGAGGTCAAGATCACAAAAATCACGCTGCCGTAG
- a CDS encoding ribosomal-processing cysteine protease Prp — protein MLEVTVYRDGDRLAGLSASGHTEFAAHGEDIVCAAVSAILQAVRLGLAEHARAEVVARQEPGMLELSWAEDRRDDESVRAIVATAELAIEQIAVKYPDHVRLRRIDVRPSSRGTRAPRTGNT, from the coding sequence ATGCTTGAAGTTACCGTCTATCGCGACGGCGATCGCCTGGCGGGTCTTTCCGCTTCGGGGCATACTGAGTTCGCGGCTCACGGCGAGGACATCGTCTGTGCCGCGGTGTCAGCGATACTGCAGGCGGTCCGACTCGGTTTGGCCGAGCACGCGCGGGCAGAGGTTGTGGCGCGTCAAGAGCCTGGCATGCTGGAGTTGAGTTGGGCGGAAGATCGCCGCGACGACGAGAGCGTGCGGGCCATTGTCGCCACGGCCGAACTCGCGATCGAACAGATCGCCGTCAAATATCCCGATCACGTGCGTTTGCGTCGTATCGACGTTCGCCCCTCGTCGCGTGGGACGCGGGCGCCCCGAACGGGTAACACCTGA
- a CDS encoding twin-arginine translocase TatA/TatE family subunit: MFSVPDILVVSILALLLFGPERLPKVMRQAGRFMRDVQQTSQSFIAEMERAADAESPPPDEGAKPIAKP, encoded by the coding sequence ATGTTTTCCGTTCCCGACATTCTCGTCGTTTCGATCCTGGCGCTCTTGCTCTTCGGGCCGGAGCGGCTGCCGAAGGTCATGCGCCAGGCGGGCCGATTCATGCGCGACGTCCAGCAGACCTCGCAGTCATTCATCGCCGAAATGGAGCGCGCCGCCGACGCTGAGTCTCCGCCTCCCGACGAGGGGGCGAAGCCGATTGCGAAGCCCTAA
- a CDS encoding tetratricopeptide repeat protein has product MTISIVNMGQSVIRDEGQFACALRALDRRDFAAAELAFSQLLADARFNAKDRAVLLNKRGVARIGLERRGEARVDFKEALALDAGHAPALTNLANLSLEEGDVETAIAGYERAIAVDPEYAIAHLNLGVAYKRAGRVAEGVRALRHAQRLEVRANAARSWQQARRR; this is encoded by the coding sequence GTGACGATATCAATCGTGAACATGGGGCAGAGCGTGATTCGGGATGAAGGCCAATTTGCTTGCGCGTTGCGCGCGCTGGATCGGCGCGATTTTGCCGCTGCCGAGCTCGCGTTTTCGCAACTGCTTGCCGACGCTCGTTTCAACGCGAAAGACCGAGCCGTTCTCTTGAATAAACGCGGCGTCGCGCGCATCGGACTGGAGCGCCGCGGAGAGGCCAGGGTAGATTTTAAAGAGGCGCTCGCGTTGGACGCCGGGCACGCGCCGGCGCTGACGAATCTTGCCAACCTCTCGCTCGAAGAGGGCGACGTCGAAACGGCCATTGCTGGGTACGAGCGGGCGATCGCCGTGGATCCCGAGTATGCAATCGCCCATTTGAACTTGGGCGTTGCGTATAAGCGCGCCGGGCGCGTCGCCGAAGGCGTTCGCGCGCTGCGCCATGCGCAGCGCTTAGAAGTGCGAGCTAACGCTGCGCGTTCTTGGCAGCAGGCTCGGCGGCGGTGA
- the trmD gene encoding tRNA (guanosine(37)-N1)-methyltransferase TrmD — MFTIDIVTLFPELFAPFVGLSIVGRAVENGIASVHYHHLLDELGEGERADDAPFGGGPGMVMRVEPIARVLDRIVAQAGPAERGAIVVPSPSGERFTQHHARHWASLDRLIVVCGHYEGIDDRLSQIYSVEELSLGDFVLTGGEIPALAFMDATVRLLEGALTEESLASESFTGGLLDHPSFTRPATFRGVDVPAVLLSGDHAKIAEWRRAQSRLRTAARRRDLCDDAALQGEEEP, encoded by the coding sequence ATGTTCACGATTGATATCGTCACGCTCTTCCCCGAGCTCTTCGCGCCCTTCGTCGGGCTCTCGATCGTCGGGCGCGCCGTCGAAAACGGGATCGCTTCGGTGCACTATCACCATTTGCTCGACGAGCTTGGCGAGGGCGAGCGGGCCGACGACGCACCGTTTGGCGGTGGCCCGGGGATGGTGATGCGAGTCGAGCCGATCGCGCGTGTTCTCGACCGAATCGTGGCCCAGGCCGGCCCCGCCGAGCGCGGCGCGATCGTCGTTCCTAGCCCGAGCGGCGAGCGTTTCACACAACACCATGCCCGACACTGGGCATCGCTCGACCGCTTGATCGTCGTCTGCGGCCACTACGAAGGCATCGACGATCGCCTCTCGCAGATCTATTCCGTCGAGGAGTTGTCGCTCGGCGACTTCGTCCTGACCGGCGGCGAGATCCCGGCGTTGGCGTTCATGGATGCAACGGTCCGCCTCTTGGAGGGGGCATTGACCGAGGAATCCTTGGCCAGCGAGTCGTTCACCGGGGGACTGCTCGATCACCCGAGCTTTACTAGACCCGCCACCTTCCGTGGGGTCGACGTGCCGGCGGTATTGCTCTCCGGAGACCACGCGAAGATTGCGGAATGGCGCCGCGCGCAATCCCGGCTGCGCACGGCAGCGCGCCGTCGCGATCTGTGCGACGATGCCGCCTTGCAGGGGGAGGAAGAGCCGTGA
- the rplS gene encoding 50S ribosomal protein L19 encodes MNVIDVLNREQLKDGIPQFRPGDTVKVYSKVLEGGKERTQMFEGVVIVRKGGGTRESITVRRIAHGVGVEKTFLLQSPRVERIEVGKRGVVSRSRLYYLSEKVGKAARIKEKKAKGT; translated from the coding sequence ATGAACGTCATCGATGTCCTCAACCGCGAGCAGCTCAAGGACGGCATCCCGCAATTCCGCCCTGGGGATACCGTCAAAGTTTACTCGAAGGTGCTCGAAGGCGGAAAAGAACGCACGCAGATGTTCGAGGGCGTGGTCATCGTTCGCAAAGGCGGCGGCACGCGCGAGTCGATCACCGTTCGGCGAATCGCCCACGGCGTGGGCGTCGAGAAGACCTTCCTGCTGCAAAGCCCGCGCGTCGAGCGAATCGAGGTCGGCAAACGTGGCGTCGTCTCGCGCAGCCGCCTCTATTACTTGAGCGAGAAGGTCGGCAAAGCCGCCCGTATCAAGGAAAAGAAGGCCAAAGGAACATAG
- the lepB gene encoding signal peptidase I, whose translation MGIARLALSAQPLARRPLAVARGYLDALIAAALLALFLITFVIRTFYIPSVSMVPTLQVRDVLLVDEIAYRLGRPADGDVAVFTLPTGAKGTDYIKRVIGTPGESIEVANGTVYRNGNALSEPYENEAPTYDLKIMRYGIYVNGRALNRRAAQIPPRALWQSPDRVPEGFYFLLGDNRNYSDDSHVWGFVRKSNFIGRAFLILWPLNRLGILQKWR comes from the coding sequence TTGGGGATCGCGCGGCTCGCACTCTCGGCTCAACCTCTCGCACGCCGGCCGCTGGCCGTGGCGCGTGGATATCTCGACGCGTTGATCGCTGCCGCCCTCCTGGCGCTTTTCTTGATTACGTTCGTTATCCGAACGTTTTACATTCCGTCGGTTTCGATGGTGCCAACCTTGCAAGTGCGCGACGTGCTCCTTGTCGACGAAATCGCATATCGCCTGGGCCGGCCGGCCGACGGCGACGTCGCGGTTTTCACGCTGCCCACCGGCGCTAAGGGAACCGACTACATCAAACGCGTTATCGGCACTCCAGGCGAGAGCATCGAAGTTGCGAACGGCACCGTCTATCGCAACGGGAACGCGCTGAGCGAGCCCTATGAGAACGAGGCGCCAACGTACGATTTGAAAATCATGCGGTATGGAATCTACGTCAACGGCCGCGCCCTAAATCGCCGCGCCGCGCAAATTCCGCCTCGCGCGCTCTGGCAGTCGCCGGATCGTGTTCCCGAGGGATTTTATTTTCTGCTCGGCGATAACCGTAACTATTCCGACGATTCACACGTATGGGGATTCGTGCGGAAAAGCAATTTCATCGGAAGAGCGTTTCTGATTCTCTGGCCGCTCAACCGCCTTGGAATCTTACAGAAATGGCGCTGA
- the lepB gene encoding signal peptidase I, with protein sequence MTPYELLAIVAVIGVARAILSLRPVVAGSGGRSTAMAREFLDPFIIAGIAAWVLITFVARTYYIPSGSMLPTLQIHDVLLVDKFEYRFHAPNEGDVVVFPPPVPTPDDFIKRVIGRPGDTLAVAGGTVYLNGRALVEPYVAEKPAYNLQIRNYGIYVSYGTEWQRLDQSEANVPPAGAWAAPNRIPPHCYIMLGDNRNDSEDSHIWGFAQDSGSFASGSRRGGGAGFTGRAFLIFWPPGQAKIL encoded by the coding sequence GTGACGCCGTACGAGTTGCTCGCGATCGTTGCCGTCATCGGCGTGGCTCGCGCGATTCTGTCGCTTCGCCCAGTCGTTGCCGGTTCCGGGGGGCGCAGCACCGCGATGGCGCGCGAGTTCCTCGATCCTTTCATTATTGCGGGCATCGCAGCCTGGGTTCTCATAACGTTCGTCGCACGCACCTACTACATTCCCTCGGGGTCGATGCTGCCGACCTTGCAGATTCACGACGTTTTACTCGTGGACAAATTCGAATACCGCTTTCATGCGCCGAATGAAGGTGACGTCGTGGTCTTTCCACCGCCTGTACCGACCCCCGACGATTTCATCAAGCGCGTCATCGGCCGCCCAGGGGACACGCTTGCGGTCGCGGGTGGTACCGTCTATCTCAACGGGAGGGCGCTCGTCGAACCATACGTCGCCGAAAAGCCCGCGTACAACCTGCAGATTCGGAATTACGGGATCTATGTGAGCTACGGTACGGAATGGCAGCGTCTAGACCAAAGCGAGGCCAACGTTCCGCCGGCGGGCGCGTGGGCTGCGCCGAATCGAATTCCGCCACACTGCTACATCATGCTGGGCGATAATCGCAACGACTCCGAAGATTCGCACATCTGGGGCTTCGCGCAGGATTCGGGAAGCTTCGCCAGTGGTTCACGCCGCGGTGGGGGCGCGGGATTCACCGGACGCGCCTTCCTCATTTTTTGGCCGCCCGGGCAAGCCAAGATTCTCTAA
- the lepB gene encoding signal peptidase I codes for MVRFVRWRPVANLALQLAVLAALIAAFFVRLPQVTGLSMEPHIRSGEYVLINTFAYRFGVPAHGEIVAFRHEGDARAVFIKRVIGVPGDRIRIERGRVYVNDTALDEPYVRHFDNRTFAEVKVPASSVYVLGDNRAESEDSRAFGPVSDSMLVGRAIAGIWPPRMLGGL; via the coding sequence GTGGTCCGCTTCGTGCGATGGCGACCGGTAGCGAACCTGGCGTTGCAGTTGGCGGTGCTCGCCGCGCTGATCGCAGCCTTCTTCGTCCGTCTGCCGCAGGTGACGGGGCTCTCGATGGAACCACACATTCGCTCGGGCGAATACGTCCTCATCAATACGTTTGCGTACCGTTTTGGCGTGCCTGCGCATGGAGAGATCGTCGCCTTTCGTCACGAGGGCGACGCGCGCGCAGTTTTCATCAAACGCGTGATCGGCGTGCCCGGGGATCGCATTCGCATCGAGCGAGGCCGCGTCTACGTCAATGACACTGCACTCGACGAACCGTACGTGCGCCATTTCGACAATCGAACCTTCGCCGAAGTCAAGGTACCGGCGTCGTCGGTCTACGTGCTCGGCGACAACCGCGCGGAGAGCGAGGATTCTCGTGCCTTCGGTCCGGTGAGCGACTCGATGCTGGTCGGCCGCGCGATCGCCGGCATTTGGCCCCCGCGCATGCTCGGCGGCCTGTGA
- the ylqF gene encoding ribosome biogenesis GTPase YlqF, with protein sequence MERQIAWYPGHMAKAARRIRDDLRTIDIVVEVVDARIGRSGRNPLLDELAARRTRIVALNRHDLADPSTTKRWLNVLAANGLHAIAVDGRQPRSVAALASAIALSSKQRRARPGYARAMIVGIPNSGKSSIVNSLLGRASAKTEDRAGVTRHAQWFRLDRGVELLDTPGVLPPRIASGAAQWKLALCGAVPRERYDPQEVAAAFHCWLFERSPRTKVPDLASFAASRGFKRRGGEPDFHNAAQSYIRAFNDGAFGRISLEAPDDPQAA encoded by the coding sequence ATGGAGCGACAGATTGCATGGTACCCCGGACATATGGCCAAGGCGGCGCGACGCATTCGCGACGACTTGCGTACGATCGACATCGTCGTCGAAGTGGTCGATGCGCGGATCGGGCGCAGCGGTCGCAATCCGCTGCTCGACGAGCTCGCCGCACGCCGCACGCGCATCGTCGCGCTCAACCGGCACGACCTGGCCGATCCCAGCACGACCAAGCGCTGGCTGAACGTTCTCGCGGCGAACGGCTTGCATGCGATCGCCGTCGACGGCCGCCAACCGCGCAGCGTCGCCGCGCTCGCATCCGCAATCGCCTTATCATCCAAGCAACGGCGCGCGCGCCCGGGTTACGCCCGAGCAATGATCGTCGGCATTCCCAACTCAGGAAAATCTTCAATCGTCAACTCCTTGCTGGGGCGCGCCTCGGCAAAGACCGAAGACCGAGCGGGCGTTACGCGCCATGCGCAGTGGTTTCGGCTGGATCGCGGCGTCGAGCTGCTCGACACGCCGGGTGTGCTGCCACCCAGGATCGCGAGCGGCGCCGCACAATGGAAGCTCGCGCTATGTGGAGCCGTGCCGCGCGAACGTTACGACCCTCAAGAAGTTGCCGCCGCCTTTCATTGCTGGCTCTTCGAGCGAAGCCCACGGACGAAGGTGCCAGATTTAGCCTCGTTCGCCGCGAGCCGCGGGTTCAAACGGCGCGGCGGCGAGCCGGATTTCCACAACGCAGCGCAGTCGTACATCCGCGCGTTCAACGACGGCGCTTTCGGCCGCATCTCATTGGAGGCTCCCGATGACCCCCAAGCAGCGTAA
- a CDS encoding ribonuclease HII: MTPKQRKAKTAYERERRRLHRLHHFENAARSRGFSLVGGVDEVGRGPLAGPVVAACVVAAEPLFIKGLNDSKQVRPELRIEIAEIVKVRATAWAIGSACVAEIDRLNIYWASVLAMERAIARLAAIPEYLITDAVRIRSFEGPQEPLIHGDARCAVVAAASIMAKVHRDALMIELDREDGRYGYALHKGYSTPHHLAALREHGPSIHHRANWARVRDAQIALGLETLDAFEAIAQ, translated from the coding sequence ATGACCCCCAAGCAGCGTAAGGCAAAGACCGCCTACGAGCGCGAGCGGCGGCGCCTGCATCGCCTGCACCATTTCGAGAATGCGGCGCGATCGCGGGGCTTTTCGTTGGTCGGCGGCGTGGACGAAGTGGGACGCGGGCCATTGGCCGGGCCCGTCGTCGCCGCCTGTGTCGTCGCTGCCGAACCACTCTTCATCAAGGGCTTGAATGATTCGAAACAGGTTCGGCCCGAGTTGCGGATTGAGATCGCCGAAATCGTCAAAGTGCGCGCGACGGCGTGGGCGATCGGCAGCGCATGCGTCGCCGAGATCGATCGCCTCAATATTTATTGGGCGAGCGTTTTGGCGATGGAACGCGCCATCGCCCGGCTCGCGGCCATTCCGGAGTATCTCATCACCGATGCCGTACGCATCCGGTCGTTCGAGGGTCCGCAGGAGCCGTTGATCCACGGCGACGCGCGCTGTGCCGTGGTCGCGGCCGCCTCGATCATGGCGAAGGTGCACCGCGACGCGCTCATGATCGAACTCGACCGGGAAGATGGCCGCTACGGCTATGCGCTGCACAAAGGTTATTCCACGCCGCATCACCTTGCGGCGCTGCGCGAGCACGGACCGAGCATTCATCACCGCGCGAACTGGGCGCGCGTGCGCGACGCGCAGATCGCACTCGGCCTGGAAACGCTCGATGCGTTCGAAGCCATTGCCCAATAG
- a CDS encoding YraN family protein, with product MRSKPLPNSGKKGAQGENRASGFLKANGYRVLARNVRLPGGEIDAVCLDGPTLVFVEVKRRDSRTFGSAIAAVDARKRAILRAIAADYAQIVAPSSPIRFDVVALDGDRINLHRDAF from the coding sequence ATGCGTTCGAAGCCATTGCCCAATAGCGGCAAGAAAGGCGCGCAGGGCGAGAATCGTGCCAGCGGCTTTCTGAAAGCAAACGGCTATCGCGTGCTCGCTCGCAATGTGCGCCTACCCGGCGGGGAGATCGACGCCGTCTGTCTTGACGGACCAACCCTCGTCTTCGTCGAGGTCAAACGCCGCGATTCGCGTACGTTCGGGTCGGCGATTGCGGCCGTCGATGCTCGCAAACGCGCCATTCTGCGCGCGATCGCGGCCGACTACGCGCAGATCGTTGCGCCGTCATCGCCGATCCGATTCGACGTCGTCGCGCTCGACGGCGATCGCATCAACCTTCACCGCGACGCTTTTTAA
- a CDS encoding APC family permease: MSTRAKTAEPELRRSVTPWGSFSWGYSDVGADIFVGLGLVLAWGAGASNVAFLFAGVVYVCIGLAYTELAATYPVAGGGQYFVMRGLGDIFGFIAGWAVLLDFTIDVTLFAWSSVDYTSQLLPALVNSAHPWLHFLVVLGLVLALCLLNVVGVRESTAFNGVISALDVISETCILCFGFLFAFRPHLLIHAMQFSWPSPYHLMLATSLAIVSFVGLESISQAAQETQRPASIIPRTSVALILTILIFALAYSNLALGLHPWHPITDAAGHPQQFWQIFPHNADNQGKAVALLAEQVPFYGAFAALYVPILGAVLLLISSNSGVFGSSRIAYAMSSSNLLPSLFQRVHSKFRTPVISIAFFSAIAVIELLFAAIPALFPPIASLYGRFFHGEGGLDFLADLYAFGAATSYSFVFLGLIALRLNDPLSPRKFKIPLNVPVRFRGERAEFPVIAVIGFIGIFSILMFTLRTHELGRIFGPSWLLLGVILYILYRNHRRLPILRSERRNWRAAQIDILRRAGELELMDEYVANLKASDERRAAGAT, encoded by the coding sequence ATGTCGACGCGCGCCAAGACCGCCGAGCCTGAGTTACGCCGCAGCGTCACCCCGTGGGGCTCCTTTTCGTGGGGATATTCGGACGTCGGCGCCGACATTTTCGTCGGACTCGGCTTGGTACTCGCCTGGGGGGCCGGCGCGTCGAACGTCGCGTTCCTCTTCGCCGGCGTCGTCTACGTCTGCATCGGTCTTGCCTATACCGAGCTCGCCGCTACATATCCGGTCGCCGGAGGCGGACAGTACTTCGTCATGCGCGGACTCGGCGATATCTTTGGTTTCATCGCCGGATGGGCGGTGCTGCTCGATTTCACCATCGACGTCACGCTTTTTGCCTGGAGTTCGGTGGATTATACCAGCCAGCTGCTGCCGGCTCTCGTCAACTCGGCTCACCCATGGCTTCACTTTCTCGTCGTGCTCGGGCTCGTTCTCGCGCTCTGCCTGCTTAACGTCGTGGGCGTGCGCGAAAGCACCGCCTTCAACGGCGTTATTTCGGCACTCGACGTCATCAGCGAGACTTGCATCCTGTGCTTCGGGTTTCTCTTCGCATTTCGGCCGCATCTGCTGATCCACGCGATGCAGTTCAGCTGGCCGAGCCCCTATCACCTGATGCTTGCCACCTCGCTGGCCATCGTCTCGTTCGTCGGGCTCGAGTCGATTTCGCAGGCGGCCCAAGAGACGCAGCGGCCCGCGTCGATCATTCCGCGTACCTCGGTCGCCTTAATTCTCACGATCCTCATCTTTGCATTGGCCTATTCGAACCTTGCGCTGGGCCTGCACCCCTGGCACCCCATCACCGACGCGGCGGGGCATCCACAGCAGTTCTGGCAAATTTTTCCGCACAATGCCGACAATCAAGGAAAGGCGGTCGCGCTGCTCGCCGAACAGGTGCCGTTCTACGGCGCCTTTGCCGCATTGTACGTTCCGATTCTTGGCGCGGTGCTGCTTTTGATTTCGTCGAATTCAGGCGTTTTCGGCAGCTCGCGCATTGCCTATGCGATGAGCAGCAGCAACTTGCTCCCATCGCTCTTCCAACGCGTGCATAGCAAGTTTCGCACGCCGGTGATTTCGATCGCGTTCTTCTCGGCAATCGCGGTGATCGAACTTCTCTTCGCGGCGATTCCCGCTCTCTTTCCGCCAATCGCTTCGCTCTACGGCCGCTTTTTCCACGGCGAGGGCGGGCTCGATTTCCTCGCCGACCTCTATGCATTCGGTGCAGCGACGAGTTATTCGTTCGTCTTTCTCGGCTTGATCGCGCTGCGTCTGAACGACCCGCTGAGCCCGCGCAAATTCAAGATTCCGCTCAACGTGCCGGTGCGCTTTCGCGGGGAACGCGCCGAGTTTCCGGTCATCGCCGTGATCGGGTTCATCGGCATCTTCTCGATTCTCATGTTTACGCTGCGCACGCACGAGCTGGGGCGCATCTTCGGGCCGAGCTGGTTGCTGCTCGGCGTCATCTTGTATATTCTCTATCGAAATCATCGGCGGCTTCCGATCTTGCGCTCCGAGCGCCGGAACTGGCGAGCCGCACAAATTGACATCCTTCGCCGCGCCGGCGAGCTCGAGCTCATGGACGAATACGTCGCCAATCTCAAGGCGAGTGATGAGCGGCGCGCCGCGGGCGCGACGTAA
- a CDS encoding universal stress protein gives MNAVHVTATGGVIATVIAATIGTTLWWMLHPPSSYVQRIAALAESELERMVGSLIVAFSPEIDSSHMLALAVKLARGERSELLAIYVIEVPYTLPPDAAMPSEERAALDALGAAETIANNYNVTIRTEIVKTRSTQQAVLDVAKRVKANMIILGSFREGKYSGAPLGRTIEEIAADAKCDVLIGVEGKHGTLLIDESAQASSQPT, from the coding sequence GTGAACGCGGTCCACGTCACCGCGACCGGCGGAGTGATCGCCACCGTTATCGCGGCAACGATCGGAACGACGCTGTGGTGGATGCTTCATCCACCGTCGTCATACGTCCAGCGAATTGCCGCGCTCGCCGAGAGCGAGCTCGAACGCATGGTGGGCAGTCTCATCGTCGCTTTTTCGCCGGAGATCGACTCGTCACACATGCTCGCGCTCGCGGTGAAGCTCGCCCGCGGCGAACGTTCCGAACTTTTGGCCATCTACGTTATCGAAGTCCCTTATACGCTACCCCCCGACGCCGCAATGCCCTCTGAAGAGCGCGCCGCGCTCGACGCACTCGGGGCTGCGGAAACGATCGCAAACAATTACAACGTCACGATTCGAACCGAAATCGTCAAGACGCGTTCCACCCAGCAAGCCGTTCTGGATGTTGCCAAAAGGGTGAAGGCCAATATGATTATTTTGGGATCATTCCGCGAAGGGAAGTATAGCGGCGCACCGCTCGGCCGCACGATCGAGGAGATCGCTGCCGATGCAAAATGCGATGTGCTTATCGGTGTCGAAGGAAAGCACGGAACGCTGCTCATTGACGAAAGCGCGCAAGCCAGCTCGCAGCCGACCTGA